The DNA segment GGAAACGGTGTTTATCCGCTAGTTCCTGGTATTGTCGAAATAGGAGGCATTCATATCGATCCAAAggataaaaatatacctagTGTAAgtactgaaataaaaataaattctttttatttttaatataattacaagttGGACCAACTTCGTATTCAAGTTTACCTTATCGTAAATTCATATgtcaatataaatgtttttaatattagtacacAATGTGCGTTGGACTACGGaaaattagaataatattCGATGTTCTTTTACATTAACCAGCCAGAGATTCATTCATTGTTCAAAAAGAAGGTGTATAACTTTAAAGTATAAGTAAagtcaaataaaaatcactttcTCGTATTGTGTACTCATTAAGGTTacactataattattacaagttttacatgtaattttattattgccaTCTATTTTTAGCATATCGAGAAATTTGTTGCTGCTTCAGAAAATGGTGTTATACTGTTCAGCTTAGGATCGCAATTAAGTTCCACATCAATTTCGAAAGAGAAGcaggatatttttataagagcGTTTTCAAAACTTAAAGAGCGAGTTATATGGAAGTATGCCGACAGTGCAGAAGAGGGAACGTTGATAGCTCATAACATTTTGCGAGTGAAATGGCTGCCACAAAAAGAATTATTGAGtaaacatttttcaatatttgttcttgtatcattaaaattatacaattattggaaaataatttacgatacaattaaaaattaacgcctcaaatattttatagcaaTTTTCATCAATTTCTAGAAGAAATAGATGAAACAGTAATTACACTTCAAACATCGGTATATGATTTCATACCTTCTTCATTTGTTTCACTGATCATATTTTAGCATACAAATTTGTGATCAGACCTAATGTTCAATTCTGTTCTTCTTTTCGGGAATTGAACGCACTATTACCTATAAACGCTTTGAATATGCATCTGTAACTAATTTCATATGCCGATTAAAGAATGTAAATTTTTAGAACACCctaaaataaaagcttttattggCCACGGTGGTATGCTAGGATCACTGGAAGCACTATCAGCTGGCAAGCCTATGATAATAATACCAGTATTTGCCGACCAAAAGCTAAACGCAGCTGCTCTGAAAGATAGAGGGATAGCCGAAATTTTACCTCTGGCAAATTTAAAGGAGGAAGACTTAGACAAAGCCTTGAAAACTGTTTCAAGTACGAGGTCAGTAgaggtttaaatttttacattctAATCAATGCTATTTGCTTCAAACCTGACCTGGCTACACCTATCAGTATAATAGTTAATCGTAAATGCGGCGTATCAAAACTGCACTTTTATGATTTTCTGAACTTCACGATTGGCTTTACTTATGTTCAAAAGAccttttacacattattttgtttgagtACTTTTACCTTATACTCTGTATCACCACAATAGAAAAACGTAAGTAGAGATGAGCATATACAGGGTGTCCCAGAAGTCGacgtcaagtcgaaattttctcataggtaatgccacaccagttatcagaaaaattaagtcatgtatttttgaagttatggaaattttccttttattccagaaaatgtACACCATGTGATTTGTGGCACCAGTACCTATTTACTAATCTTATCtgatattatagattttttaaaagcttGACCTAGATTAAgatctattttatatattcaagtCATTCAGGGTcaattacttttaaagttCAGGCATTGGACTGGGCTTTTGCTGTTTTTGATTCCTTCCgtggtttatttttatatattcggACCATAATAAGAAGCAGTAATTAAGAAACTTACGTGTTCGtaccttaaattatttcctgCGAGTTCCATATCGCAACCTTCAACttcataaatttgtaaaaaaatatctcgtAGTCTTTACAGTTGTTTGGCCTTTACACATACAATCGCGTGCATAGTAGCAAACTTCTAAAATTTTCCAATGTAAAACTACACAAATCACAAAGATTATGAAGAGAATTCGTGTTTAGTTTTAGTGTGTCACCAACTTACCTGCTTACTATTCGAAAAACACAGATTAAAAAGCAAGTTCTTTTTCTTTCTACCTATTAGCAGTATGCACTATGCAGTAAAAGTATTTacttatgatatttatttttaattttagtatgcAAGAGAGAGCTCGTCTTCTATCGTCAATGTGGCATGACAAAGAAAGACCCCCATTAGACACAGCTGTGTACTGGACAGAGAGGATAATAAGATGGGGCAACCAGTCACAACTTTATTCACAAGCGAAATATCTCCCGTTCTACCAATACGCGCTCCTAGATGTCACCGCCTTTGTAATAATGGTTGTTATAACTGTCATTGTTACatctgtttatattttaaaatatttattaatcattgCAAGAAGTAAAACAAAGaagaaaattcattaatacagattttagtatttttagaaatataaattgtctTTCTATTACTAAAACAactatattcataatattatcaaatacaatataatttaccaTAATGAGAACCACAAATTGAATTTGTCACACATATATTCGTAtcaattaaaatctaattgaATGTGTTTCGTAATGCCAAGAATAATTCATACCCTTTTTTGCCGAAACTAACCTTGTCacacattttaatatgtacaaatatttatacaggCCTAGGTAATCTGcgaattaaactaaaatgattgtattttttaagatcTGGTCAGTGAATAAAAACAGCATTTAGCAACAATTTTTAAtcacaaattattatagatgctataaagttaaaagcacaacataaattttattatgacttaCTTCGCGACAGCCTGATTATGTTTGAAGACAATTTTGTTCTACAAATccgaataaatacaataatatttaattatatataagatataataatcttCATTTTAGCCAAACAATGCTGTTTTATGTATAGATTAATTGTATAAAGTTTGTGTAAAAACCTCatctaataacataataagaaaaattaatggTTTCACTCAATTTCATGTATATCATTATTAGAAATGCAAGAGCAAGCATACAATTAAACCATAATGACTATGTGTATGTAAAGTACTGCCCTTGACAGAGGACATGTTTGATTTCTAATGCACGGTTGATGAAGGGAAGGGAGcaaattaagattattttagtGTAACCATTTCAGCTTCAAgcttcttaattttaattggtaATATCTTAACCATTTCTTGGCATAAACTGTATTCTACAGACATCATTTTTGCTGAGTTTTTATCATTTGAACAAATATCCACAACTGCTTGGTATGATTCATAGCTCTTTTTCACGTGACTTAGTTGGGTCTGTTTGTCTAACGCAATGCGTTTCATACTATTTCTTCCAATAAATGCATATGCACAAACAAGTGGTCTAACAAATTCTTCTTCCATTCTCAAAGGtaaaattccatttttatctttaaaagatTCAATAAATCTTTCATAGTTTTCAATGCTTTTTTCACAAAgcatattgatttttttcaaaaggtGAGGTGTTGGTTTGCcctcatttttttttactga comes from the Pieris brassicae chromosome 4, ilPieBrab1.1, whole genome shotgun sequence genome and includes:
- the LOC123708352 gene encoding UDP-glycosyltransferase UGT5-like; the protein is MSFFQRVENTIVHYLTDKVHQTLLKKERNLIEKSFGVRIADIQELANNQSLILVNSYHVLNGVYPRVPGIVEVGGIHIQPKNDTIPTHIEKFVAASENGVILFSLGSQLSSTSISKEKQDIFIRAFSKLKERVIWKYADSAEEGTLIAHNILRVKWLPQKELLKHPKIKAFIGHGGMLGSLEALSAGKPMIIIPVFADQKLNAAALKDRGIAEILPLANLKEEDLDKALKTVSSTSMQERARLLSSMWHDKERPPLDTAVYWTERIIRWGNQSQLYSQAKYLPFYQYALLDVTAFVIMVVITVIVTSVYILKYLLIIARSKTKKKIH